The following are encoded together in the Acidobacteriota bacterium genome:
- a CDS encoding type II toxin-antitoxin system prevent-host-death family antitoxin has protein sequence MNWLTESGETVSVGAFEAKTHLSALLDRVSQGKEVVITRRGQPVARLIPARQAKRSETESVIAELRRRRAGLTLDGLNWKDLRDEGRR, from the coding sequence ATGAACTGGTTGACTGAGTCGGGAGAGACTGTGAGTGTAGGCGCGTTCGAGGCGAAGACCCACCTCTCAGCCCTGCTCGACAGGGTTTCGCAAGGCAAGGAAGTGGTCATCACGCGCAGGGGCCAACCTGTGGCACGGCTGATTCCCGCGCGTCAGGCGAAGCGGAGCGAGACGGAGAGTGTGATCGCGGAGCTCCGCCGCCGGCGGGCGGGTCTGACCTTGGACGGTCTGAATTGGAAGGACCTTCGCGATGAAGGTCGCCGATGA
- a CDS encoding serine hydrolase, with the protein MSNPDPGGGAAAAFVVLLALAAQPGLAQPPDIGDGWARSVPAHQGLDRGAVQDIFDRVGSRPEFQTVRGIVIVRHGTLVAETYFGGFTNTTLKNVHSVSKSVTSLATGIALDRGLIPSVDARLADLIPHYAHRLAEAPKNRLTLRHALTMTAGMAWNDTDQAFWNNPDSVDYVLTREVVAQPGAEFSYSSGLSHVIAEANNRASGQSHLAFVRKHLFEPLGIHTATWDPDLSGRHWGGTGLRIRPRDMAKIGQLALQEGLWEGRRLVSREWIAESTRSQTGGIAGAPSYGYQWWIRPRGRYLAHGYNGQYIGVDPEADIVMTMITLSERSPRPQETFRSYFEELQDLARAAIRPERRGRWTAATLSSTGDSGPRAITIEISREGGSDGAATLAYRARNGSARAGRDFRRTEGELRWEHGDASPRTVRVPLLPNATSIDPRDLRFEFEAMSGGIDAPRRMRIWIGPGGEPANPAGSIEFTAPAFVGQEGGLATVSVERRGGTEGDVAVDYRTAPRSAEEADFGAVSGRLTWRHGESGPREVTVPLMADDQIERSELFDFTLSHVQGGADLPEVRAVGVIQDMTAAAGCTENDGALCLGGGRFRVEVEWESQHDGERGTGSLSRLSDESGIATFFSPDNVELVVKILDGSGVNRHHWVFYGALTDVEYWLAVTDTLRDQVVVYRNPPGEVCGRGDTMAFAEPAGASAASVLPVTAALPSSSEEAGVDCAPGAFCLLDGRFEITAVWTKADGETGPASPFPGAGTTGYMSFFSPGNIELAVKVLDGRTHNDAFWVFAAGLTDVDYRLTVKDKAGDAARTYTNPSRSFCGLADTSAFPE; encoded by the coding sequence ATGTCGAATCCTGATCCAGGTGGAGGAGCGGCCGCGGCCTTCGTCGTCCTGCTCGCCCTCGCGGCCCAACCCGGTCTGGCCCAGCCGCCGGACATCGGCGACGGTTGGGCCCGCTCCGTCCCGGCGCACCAGGGTCTGGACCGGGGAGCCGTCCAGGACATTTTCGACCGGGTCGGCTCCCGCCCCGAGTTCCAGACCGTGCGCGGGATCGTCATCGTCCGCCACGGGACCCTGGTCGCCGAGACCTACTTCGGCGGCTTCACGAACACGACCCTCAAGAACGTCCATTCGGTCAGCAAGAGTGTCACCTCGCTGGCGACCGGCATCGCGCTCGACCGCGGCCTCATCCCCTCCGTCGACGCCCGGCTGGCGGACCTCATTCCGCACTACGCCCACCGCCTCGCGGAGGCGCCGAAGAACCGGCTGACGCTGCGCCATGCCCTGACGATGACCGCCGGCATGGCATGGAACGACACCGACCAGGCGTTCTGGAACAACCCGGATAGCGTCGACTACGTGTTGACCCGGGAGGTGGTGGCGCAGCCCGGCGCCGAGTTCTCCTACTCGAGCGGGCTGTCGCACGTGATCGCCGAGGCGAACAACCGCGCCTCCGGGCAGAGCCATCTCGCCTTCGTCCGGAAACACCTGTTCGAACCGCTGGGCATCCACACTGCAACCTGGGACCCGGACCTCAGCGGCCGGCACTGGGGCGGCACCGGCCTCCGCATCCGGCCCCGCGACATGGCGAAGATCGGGCAGCTCGCCCTGCAGGAAGGCCTCTGGGAGGGCCGGCGCCTCGTCTCCCGCGAGTGGATCGCGGAGTCCACACGCAGCCAGACCGGCGGCATCGCCGGCGCGCCGAGCTACGGCTACCAGTGGTGGATCAGGCCACGGGGGCGCTACCTCGCCCACGGCTACAACGGCCAGTACATCGGCGTCGATCCGGAAGCCGACATCGTGATGACGATGATCACCCTCTCCGAACGCTCGCCTCGCCCTCAGGAGACGTTCCGAAGCTACTTTGAGGAACTGCAGGACCTGGCCCGGGCTGCGATCAGGCCGGAACGGCGGGGCCGGTGGACCGCTGCGACCTTGTCCTCGACCGGGGACAGCGGTCCGAGAGCGATCACGATCGAGATCAGCCGAGAGGGCGGCAGCGACGGAGCGGCGACTCTCGCCTACCGCGCCCGCAACGGCAGCGCCCGCGCCGGCCGCGACTTCCGCCGTACCGAAGGCGAACTCCGCTGGGAGCACGGCGACGCCTCGCCCCGCACCGTCCGCGTGCCGCTGCTCCCGAACGCCACCAGTATCGACCCGCGCGACCTCCGCTTCGAGTTCGAAGCGATGAGCGGCGGCATCGACGCTCCCCGACGCATGAGAATCTGGATCGGCCCCGGCGGCGAGCCCGCGAACCCCGCAGGTTCGATCGAGTTCACCGCGCCGGCCTTCGTCGGCCAGGAGGGCGGCCTGGCCACGGTGTCGGTCGAGCGGCGAGGCGGGACGGAGGGTGATGTCGCCGTCGACTACCGCACGGCGCCCCGTTCGGCCGAAGAAGCGGACTTCGGCGCCGTCTCCGGCCGTCTGACCTGGCGGCACGGCGAGTCGGGGCCGCGGGAGGTCACGGTGCCCCTGATGGCGGACGACCAGATCGAGCGAAGCGAACTGTTCGATTTCACGTTGAGCCACGTCCAGGGAGGCGCCGACCTGCCGGAGGTCCGTGCCGTGGGGGTCATCCAGGACATGACCGCAGCCGCGGGCTGCACGGAGAACGACGGCGCTCTCTGCCTCGGCGGGGGCCGCTTCCGGGTCGAGGTCGAGTGGGAGTCCCAGCACGACGGTGAGCGCGGCACGGGCTCGCTCAGCCGACTGAGTGACGAGAGCGGCATCGCCACCTTCTTCTCCCCGGACAACGTCGAACTGGTCGTGAAGATCCTCGACGGCAGCGGCGTCAACCGTCACCACTGGGTGTTCTACGGCGCCCTCACCGATGTCGAGTACTGGTTGGCCGTCACCGACACGCTGCGCGACCAGGTCGTCGTCTACCGGAATCCGCCCGGTGAGGTGTGCGGCCGAGGCGACACGATGGCCTTCGCCGAGCCGGCGGGCGCCAGCGCCGCGTCGGTATTGCCCGTTACCGCCGCCCTCCCCTCCTCGTCCGAAGAAGCGGGCGTCGACTGCGCGCCCGGCGCGTTCTGCCTGCTCGACGGCCGGTTCGAGATCACGGCCGTCTGGACGAAGGCCGACGGCGAGACCGGCCCGGCCTCGCCGTTCCCCGGCGCCGGCACCACGGGCTACATGTCCTTCTTCTCGCCCGGCAACATCGAACTTGCGGTGAAGGTGCTGGATGGCCGGACGCACAACGACGCCTTCTGGGTCTTCGCCGCCGGCCTCACCGACGTCGACTACCGGCTGACCGTGAAGGACAAGGCGGGCGACGCCGCACGCACCTATACGAATCCGAGCCGCTCTTTCTGCGGCCTCGCCGATACGTCGGCGTTTCCAGAGTAA
- a CDS encoding type II toxin-antitoxin system VapC family toxin, with translation MSFVLDCSVTVAWLFEDEATPAIDALQDQLKEEVALVPGHWRLEVGNVLAQAERRKRLTPAQTSAHLELLDRLPVATDNETDSRAFREILSVARTERLTTHDAAYLELAARRGVPLATLDRALARAARRVGVATLPA, from the coding sequence ATGAGCTTCGTTCTCGACTGCTCGGTAACGGTAGCCTGGTTGTTCGAGGACGAGGCGACTCCGGCGATTGATGCGCTGCAGGACCAGTTGAAGGAGGAAGTGGCACTGGTTCCGGGACACTGGCGTCTGGAAGTCGGCAACGTTCTGGCGCAGGCAGAACGGCGGAAACGGCTCACACCGGCCCAGACCTCGGCGCATCTTGAACTCCTGGACCGTCTGCCGGTCGCAACCGACAACGAGACGGACAGTCGAGCGTTCCGTGAGATCCTCTCGGTCGCCCGGACCGAGCGTCTGACCACTCATGATGCGGCCTACTTGGAGCTGGCCGCCCGGCGCGGCGTACCGTTGGCTACTCTGGACCGCGCGCTCGCGCGGGCGGCGCGAAGGGTGGGTGTAGCGACGCTGCCCGCCTGA
- a CDS encoding carboxylesterase family protein — protein MIETSYGAVEGAPVDDGRGPAGDVLVFRGVPYAAPPAGDLRWRPPQPPSSWEGVRPALQSGAPCWQAISPDTSIWSRGEIDRSEDCLYLDLWTAADGGGPRPVMVWFHGGSHEVGHGSSLIFDGAALARKGVVLVSINYRLGPFGFFAHEALTAESEHGSSGNYGLLDKIAALRWVRDNAQAFGGDPERVTIFGQSAGSMSVCSLVASPLAAGLFHRAIGQSAGCFTPLESLEQAERRGMLLADGLGVAEDAAAAETAAAMRAASPEDVLAGAGSSGWSAGAKTVVDGWYLPDQPSTIYARGEHNRVPMMVGFMGDESRALFAPGPVLERPALRRQLKEQYGEAATGLLAAYAVEAEQAPAAVPSLIFSDTIFGWGSRSWVRYAAAAGGDAYLYYIPHAPPVFRLYLPDRPDLGGEGGPRRMGAYHSGDLAYVFGNTDLVGINWEDWDHEIADLLSSYWTNFAKTGDPNGEGLPEWPRYQPETDQALVVGDAVSVESGVLKEKLDALDVALGGG, from the coding sequence GTGATCGAAACCTCCTACGGCGCGGTCGAAGGCGCGCCAGTGGATGACGGCCGCGGTCCGGCCGGCGACGTGCTCGTCTTCCGCGGCGTTCCCTACGCGGCGCCGCCCGCAGGCGATCTGCGCTGGCGGCCGCCGCAGCCGCCGTCCTCGTGGGAAGGTGTACGGCCGGCCCTTCAGTCGGGCGCGCCGTGCTGGCAGGCGATCAGTCCGGACACTTCCATCTGGAGCCGGGGGGAGATCGACCGGAGCGAGGACTGCCTGTACCTCGACTTGTGGACCGCCGCCGACGGTGGCGGTCCGCGGCCGGTCATGGTCTGGTTCCACGGCGGCAGCCACGAAGTGGGGCACGGGTCGTCCCTCATCTTCGACGGCGCGGCCCTTGCTCGCAAGGGCGTCGTCCTGGTGTCGATCAACTACCGGCTCGGCCCCTTCGGCTTCTTCGCCCACGAAGCGCTGACCGCCGAGTCGGAGCATGGGTCTTCCGGCAACTACGGCCTTCTCGACAAGATCGCCGCGCTGCGGTGGGTGCGGGACAACGCGCAGGCGTTCGGCGGCGACCCCGAGCGAGTGACCATCTTCGGGCAATCGGCGGGTTCGATGAGCGTCTGCAGCCTGGTCGCGTCGCCGCTCGCGGCCGGCCTGTTTCACCGTGCGATCGGCCAGTCCGCCGGTTGCTTCACTCCGCTCGAGAGCCTGGAACAGGCGGAGCGGCGCGGCATGCTGCTCGCCGACGGGTTGGGAGTCGCGGAGGATGCCGCCGCGGCTGAGACCGCCGCCGCGATGCGGGCCGCTTCGCCCGAGGACGTGCTGGCCGGGGCCGGCAGTTCCGGTTGGTCGGCGGGCGCGAAGACGGTGGTCGACGGCTGGTACCTTCCGGATCAGCCGTCGACGATCTACGCTCGCGGGGAGCACAACCGGGTGCCGATGATGGTCGGCTTCATGGGAGACGAGTCGCGGGCACTGTTCGCGCCCGGCCCGGTGCTTGAACGCCCGGCACTCCGACGGCAGTTGAAAGAGCAGTACGGCGAGGCGGCCACCGGGCTCCTGGCTGCCTACGCCGTCGAGGCGGAGCAGGCGCCTGCCGCGGTGCCGAGCCTGATCTTCTCCGACACGATCTTCGGCTGGGGCAGCCGCTCCTGGGTCCGCTACGCCGCGGCGGCCGGCGGCGACGCCTACCTCTACTACATTCCCCACGCACCGCCGGTGTTCCGGCTGTACTTGCCGGACCGGCCGGACCTGGGCGGTGAAGGCGGTCCGCGACGGATGGGCGCCTACCATTCCGGCGATCTGGCCTACGTCTTCGGCAACACCGACCTGGTGGGGATCAACTGGGAGGACTGGGACCACGAGATCGCCGACCTGCTGTCGAGCTACTGGACCAACTTCGCGAAGACCGGCGATCCGAACGGCGAGGGGTTGCCCGAGTGGCCGCGCTACCAGCCCGAAACCGACCAGGCGCTCGTCGTCGGCGACGCGGTGAGTGTCGAGTCGGGTGTGCTGAAAGAGAAGCTCGACGCCCTGGACGTGGCCCTGGGCGGCGGATGA
- a CDS encoding carboxypeptidase regulatory-like domain-containing protein, with protein MFRPAPSLVAMTSFAVLALVASATVAAAPNANNLDAPLTVYTGSIVGNDGEPIRGATVSLFSTDEQRSISVYSQPDGTYKLPAVPSGKYKLRVRLTGWLDEWKDLKETTEPTPIQVRLRQAEGWALQSQRPAHDLMNMMEWEDEADALNFKMMCAYCHQVGTVGFRSPEEPVDWEVMLTRMDGFQGLYKHTQDILVDKIVDVYGRDAEENWTNFEPPEAPSGESLKGEVREWLMGDQAGAVIHDLELGDDGLVYTVDMAQDVIETLDPVTGERAFYTVPGGKDYLSPSSPTTGIHSIEKAEDGNMWVTLAYSGQMGEFDVETKEWRLGSGRTAPRPRGGYPHTLRFAPDGILWWTDAGSPNGVGVMSLDPETWDGKRWEVTEYKLPTKDQVRGGGARGESRGVTPYGIDVAPNGHVFYSKLNGQRVGRIRPQLDAGDPERIVEWRPPVHGPRRLHVAPDGIVWVPGWASGDVASFNEETEEWKVYDLPHGPNSLPYALNINPTNGEVWITGTGTDSMLRFDPKTEKFVEYRMPMMVTYTREIEFDEEGNAWTTNSNAPSRHAEHRQGSVLMISSGGGE; from the coding sequence ATGTTCCGACCCGCTCCGTCCCTGGTCGCAATGACCAGCTTCGCAGTCCTCGCGCTCGTCGCGTCCGCGACCGTCGCGGCGGCCCCGAACGCGAACAACCTCGACGCACCGCTGACCGTCTACACGGGCTCGATCGTCGGCAACGACGGCGAGCCGATTCGCGGCGCCACCGTGTCGCTGTTCTCGACCGACGAACAGCGCAGCATCTCGGTGTACAGCCAGCCGGACGGCACGTACAAGCTGCCCGCCGTTCCCTCTGGCAAGTACAAGCTCCGCGTCCGCCTGACCGGCTGGCTCGACGAGTGGAAGGACCTCAAGGAAACGACCGAGCCGACACCGATTCAGGTCCGCCTGCGCCAGGCCGAGGGTTGGGCCCTGCAGTCGCAGCGCCCGGCGCACGACCTGATGAACATGATGGAGTGGGAGGACGAGGCGGACGCGCTGAACTTCAAGATGATGTGCGCCTACTGCCACCAGGTCGGCACCGTCGGCTTCCGTTCACCCGAAGAGCCCGTCGACTGGGAAGTCATGCTGACCCGGATGGACGGCTTCCAAGGTCTGTACAAGCACACCCAGGACATCCTGGTCGACAAGATTGTGGACGTCTACGGCCGCGACGCGGAAGAGAACTGGACGAACTTCGAGCCGCCTGAGGCGCCGTCCGGCGAGTCGCTCAAGGGCGAGGTTCGCGAGTGGCTGATGGGTGACCAGGCCGGCGCCGTGATCCACGACCTCGAGCTGGGCGACGACGGTCTCGTCTACACCGTCGACATGGCCCAGGACGTGATCGAGACCCTCGACCCGGTCACCGGCGAGCGGGCCTTCTACACGGTTCCCGGCGGCAAGGACTACCTCTCGCCGTCCAGTCCGACGACCGGCATCCACTCCATCGAGAAGGCCGAGGACGGCAACATGTGGGTCACCCTCGCCTACTCGGGCCAGATGGGTGAGTTCGACGTCGAGACCAAGGAATGGCGGCTTGGCTCCGGCCGCACGGCTCCGCGTCCGCGCGGCGGCTACCCGCACACCCTGCGCTTCGCGCCTGACGGGATCCTCTGGTGGACCGACGCCGGAAGCCCGAACGGCGTCGGCGTCATGTCGCTCGATCCCGAGACCTGGGACGGCAAGCGGTGGGAAGTCACCGAGTACAAGCTGCCGACCAAGGACCAGGTCCGCGGCGGCGGCGCCCGCGGTGAGTCCCGCGGCGTGACACCGTACGGCATCGACGTGGCGCCGAACGGCCACGTCTTCTACAGCAAGCTGAATGGCCAGCGCGTCGGCCGGATCCGCCCGCAGCTCGATGCCGGCGATCCGGAGCGGATCGTCGAGTGGCGGCCGCCGGTGCACGGTCCGCGCCGTCTGCACGTGGCCCCCGACGGCATCGTCTGGGTGCCGGGCTGGGCTTCGGGTGACGTCGCGTCGTTCAACGAGGAGACGGAAGAGTGGAAGGTCTATGACCTGCCGCACGGCCCGAACTCGCTGCCCTACGCGCTGAACATCAATCCGACGAACGGTGAGGTGTGGATCACCGGTACCGGCACCGACTCGATGCTCCGCTTCGATCCGAAGACGGAGAAGTTCGTCGAGTACCGGATGCCGATGATGGTCACCTACACCCGCGAGATCGAGTTCGACGAGGAAGGCAACGCCTGGACCACGAACTCGAACGCTCCGTCCCGTCACGCCGAGCACCGTCAGGGCTCGGTGCTGATGATCTCGTCGGGCGGCGGCGAGTAG
- a CDS encoding DUF481 domain-containing protein — protein sequence MRLEGQCALAVRLLAALAATTALTLPAAAQVNTESMRVGAEAPGWASTIDLSSSLQRGNTERDILGAGARVQYAWMHPNGVSDPAEEESTDGEDAPKRPTNVIFLTSNYSFTRLNESRFVNNALSHLRFIREHSGRFSYEVFGQHQFNEFTRLEQRLLFGGGGRFQVLESPRAEVFLGTGYMLERETLDLPAELADARRSEHHRSTNYLTVRYNSRDERLRLVETLYFQTRFDRAEDYRVLSETSFEIQLLRGLALAINLNVAHDSEPPTGVKETDVVLSNSLRYSF from the coding sequence ATGAGACTGGAAGGCCAATGCGCCCTCGCCGTGCGCCTGCTCGCCGCCCTGGCGGCGACAACCGCACTGACGCTGCCCGCCGCGGCCCAAGTCAACACGGAGAGCATGCGCGTCGGCGCCGAGGCGCCGGGGTGGGCCAGCACGATCGACCTCAGCTCCTCCCTCCAGCGAGGCAACACGGAGCGCGACATTCTCGGCGCCGGCGCTCGCGTCCAGTACGCCTGGATGCATCCCAACGGGGTATCCGACCCGGCCGAGGAGGAGTCGACGGACGGCGAGGACGCCCCGAAACGTCCCACCAACGTCATCTTCCTGACGTCGAACTACTCCTTCACCCGGCTGAACGAGAGCCGTTTCGTCAACAACGCGCTGAGCCACCTGCGATTCATCCGCGAACACAGTGGCCGGTTCTCGTACGAGGTGTTCGGCCAGCACCAGTTCAACGAGTTCACCCGGCTCGAACAGCGGCTCCTGTTCGGCGGCGGGGGCCGCTTCCAGGTGCTGGAGTCGCCCCGCGCCGAGGTCTTCCTCGGCACCGGCTACATGCTCGAGCGGGAGACCCTGGATCTGCCCGCGGAACTCGCCGACGCGCGACGCAGCGAACACCACCGCTCCACCAACTACCTGACCGTCCGCTACAACAGCAGGGACGAACGCCTCCGTCTGGTCGAGACTCTCTACTTCCAGACCCGGTTCGACCGCGCCGAGGACTACCGCGTGCTCTCCGAGACCTCTTTCGAAATCCAGCTTCTTCGCGGCCTCGCCCTGGCGATCAACCTGAACGTCGCCCACGACAGCGAGCCGCCCACGGGCGTCAAGGAGACGGATGTCGTGCTGTCGAACTCGCTCCGGTACTCGTTCTAG
- a CDS encoding thioesterase family protein — MTFETEFETRHSDCFAATGFVHAGVLLALTEMAYARFEQHCGIDADLKPARVYAVQRSTTATYFSPLRWQEGARIRVHTTEATERGFSQDFEVLSAAAGREVARFTHRWVWLDTEAGRPVILSGEVQRLLLRG, encoded by the coding sequence GTGACCTTCGAGACCGAGTTCGAGACCAGACACAGCGACTGCTTCGCCGCCACCGGCTTCGTCCACGCAGGCGTGCTGCTGGCGCTGACCGAGATGGCGTACGCGCGGTTCGAACAGCACTGCGGAATCGATGCGGACCTGAAGCCCGCCCGCGTCTACGCGGTGCAGCGGTCGACGACGGCGACCTACTTCTCGCCGCTGCGCTGGCAGGAGGGAGCGCGGATCCGGGTACACACGACGGAGGCGACGGAGCGTGGATTCTCCCAGGACTTCGAGGTCCTTTCCGCCGCCGCCGGCCGCGAGGTCGCCCGCTTCACCCACCGCTGGGTATGGCTGGACACGGAAGCCGGGCGGCCGGTCATCCTGTCCGGGGAAGTCCAACGACTGCTGCTACGAGGCTGA
- a CDS encoding acyl-CoA dehydrogenase: MSAIAEPLPAAIEDFRDQVLEFAEREVLPRHQSRPEILDDPRGRYDPTGRLRPEAVELIREVRMASAREGLFTACVPEELGGGGHGHLAYYAGWQALFHRLGPRPWLLLHVMAHWAFGPSRLLSQLSEQACERFLPGLMDGSKIMCFGLSEPGAGSDLSALATRAERDGDGWRIIGRKIWTTHGPIADYCVLFARTGEGGITAFIVPTEAEGFRRVRVVELFGDIGGDEAEIALEGLYVEPWQVIGEVDRGLAAALYGVSLGRVYNSARAVGTGRWAIETALAYARTREAFGSPIAEYQGVSFPLAESATELHAAHLMGRNASRLLDGGSRAIKELSMTKTYSVQVGLRAVDRAMQTHGALGFTNELGLTEAWKALRVVNVADGSNEIMNRMIARQLLRGDTDL; the protein is encoded by the coding sequence ATGAGCGCCATCGCCGAGCCGCTGCCCGCGGCCATCGAGGACTTCCGCGATCAGGTGCTGGAGTTCGCGGAGCGCGAGGTGCTGCCGCGGCACCAGAGCCGCCCCGAAATCCTCGACGATCCCCGCGGTCGCTACGACCCAACCGGCCGGCTCCGGCCCGAGGCCGTCGAGCTGATACGCGAAGTCCGCATGGCCTCGGCCCGCGAGGGACTCTTCACCGCGTGCGTGCCCGAGGAGCTCGGCGGCGGCGGCCATGGCCATCTCGCCTACTACGCTGGCTGGCAGGCCCTCTTTCACCGCCTGGGGCCGCGTCCATGGCTCCTGCTGCACGTCATGGCGCACTGGGCGTTCGGCCCGAGCCGGCTCCTGTCGCAGCTATCGGAGCAGGCGTGCGAGCGCTTCCTGCCGGGGTTGATGGACGGTTCGAAGATCATGTGCTTCGGTCTCTCCGAACCGGGCGCCGGCTCCGACCTGTCGGCCCTTGCGACGAGAGCGGAGCGGGACGGTGACGGCTGGCGGATCATCGGCCGAAAGATCTGGACGACGCACGGGCCGATCGCCGACTACTGCGTGCTGTTCGCGCGCACCGGCGAGGGCGGGATCACCGCCTTCATCGTGCCGACTGAAGCGGAGGGCTTCAGGCGCGTACGGGTCGTGGAGCTCTTCGGCGACATCGGCGGCGACGAGGCGGAGATCGCTCTCGAAGGCCTCTACGTCGAGCCGTGGCAGGTCATCGGCGAAGTCGACCGCGGTCTGGCCGCGGCGCTCTACGGAGTTTCGCTGGGCCGTGTCTACAACTCGGCCCGCGCCGTCGGGACCGGTCGCTGGGCGATCGAGACGGCGCTCGCTTACGCCCGGACGCGTGAAGCCTTCGGTTCCCCCATCGCCGAGTACCAGGGAGTGAGCTTTCCCCTGGCCGAGTCCGCAACGGAGCTCCATGCCGCGCACCTGATGGGCCGAAACGCCTCCCGACTGCTCGATGGCGGCAGCCGCGCGATCAAGGAACTCAGCATGACGAAGACCTACTCGGTCCAGGTGGGGCTGCGCGCGGTCGACCGCGCGATGCAGACGCACGGCGCCCTCGGCTTCACGAACGAACTCGGCCTCACCGAGGCCTGGAAGGCGCTGCGGGTTGTCAACGTCGCCGACGGCTCGAACGAGATCATGAACCGGATGATCGCCCGCCAGTTGCTGAGGGGCGACACCGATCTCTGA
- a CDS encoding aminotransferase, which translates to MSLPAEATQYAASTSDRDHLSVLHPTTDLPALRRDGPLVIERGQGIRVWDEDGKEYIEGLAGLWCTALGYGVEELAEAAAEQIRKLSFSHLFAGRSHEPAVALAERLREIGPVENAKAFFGTSGSDANDTQVKLIWYYNNALGRPEKKKIISRRRGYHGVSLAAGSMTGLPPFHKSFDLPLPQFRHVTCPHYYREGEPGETEAEFTARLAAELDELIRAEGPETVAAFIAEPVLGAGGVVVPPEGYYPAIQAVLDEHDVLLIDDEVICGFGRLGTPFGAEAMEMRPDTASVAKALSSAYLPISAVLVPDKMVDVFVEAGERWGLFGHGFTYTGHPVCAAVALKALELMEERDLFAHAARVGHYFQAGLRRFADHPLVGETRGKGLLGACELVADKQSREAFPIQRGVGAYCMQRCLDHGLIVRALGDTVAFCPPLIVTESDVDEILERFGRGLDETLAWVEAGGAAS; encoded by the coding sequence ATGAGCCTACCCGCAGAGGCGACGCAGTACGCCGCCTCCACGTCAGATCGCGACCACCTGTCTGTCCTCCATCCGACGACGGACCTTCCCGCTCTCCGCCGTGACGGCCCGCTGGTGATCGAACGGGGGCAGGGCATCCGGGTTTGGGACGAGGACGGTAAGGAGTACATCGAGGGGTTGGCCGGCCTTTGGTGCACGGCGCTGGGCTACGGCGTGGAAGAACTCGCGGAAGCCGCCGCAGAGCAGATCCGGAAGCTCTCCTTCTCCCACCTCTTCGCGGGCCGCAGCCACGAACCGGCGGTTGCGTTGGCCGAGAGACTGCGCGAGATCGGGCCGGTCGAGAACGCGAAGGCGTTCTTCGGTACCTCCGGCTCGGACGCGAACGACACCCAGGTCAAGCTCATCTGGTACTACAACAACGCGCTCGGCCGGCCGGAGAAGAAGAAGATCATCAGCCGCCGCCGCGGCTACCACGGGGTTTCGCTGGCCGCCGGCAGCATGACCGGGCTGCCGCCGTTCCACAAGAGCTTCGACCTGCCGTTGCCGCAGTTCCGCCACGTGACCTGCCCGCACTACTACCGCGAGGGCGAGCCTGGCGAGACGGAAGCGGAGTTCACGGCCCGGCTGGCGGCCGAACTCGACGAGCTGATCCGTGCCGAGGGGCCTGAGACCGTTGCGGCCTTCATAGCCGAACCGGTGCTGGGCGCCGGGGGCGTCGTCGTGCCGCCCGAGGGCTATTACCCGGCGATCCAGGCGGTCCTGGACGAGCACGATGTACTGCTGATCGACGACGAGGTGATCTGCGGTTTCGGCCGGCTCGGCACGCCGTTCGGCGCCGAGGCGATGGAGATGCGGCCGGACACGGCCTCGGTCGCGAAGGCCCTGTCATCCGCCTATCTACCGATCAGTGCGGTGCTCGTGCCGGACAAGATGGTCGATGTCTTCGTCGAGGCCGGGGAGCGCTGGGGCCTGTTCGGTCACGGCTTCACCTACACGGGCCATCCCGTCTGCGCGGCCGTAGCGCTCAAGGCGCTGGAACTGATGGAGGAGCGGGACCTCTTCGCTCACGCCGCCCGCGTGGGGCACTACTTTCAGGCCGGGCTGCGGCGTTTTGCCGATCATCCGCTCGTGGGGGAAACGCGGGGCAAGGGACTGCTCGGCGCCTGCGAGCTCGTGGCGGACAAGCAGAGTCGCGAGGCCTTTCCGATCCAGCGCGGAGTGGGGGCGTACTGCATGCAACGCTGCCTTGACCACGGTCTGATCGTGCGGGCGCTGGGCGACACGGTGGCGTTCTGCCCGCCGTTGATCGTCACTGAGTCGGACGTCGACGAGATCCTGGAGCGCTTCGGCCGTGGCCTTGACGAGACCCTGGCCTGGGTCGAGGCTGGAGGCGCGGCGTCATGA